AGGACATCGTCGAGACCTTCCTGCCCTACAAATCCGGCACCGAAGGTTATGTCACCGAGGACATCCACTTCATTGAAAGCCGCCTGGAGGATTACCAGTCACGCCTCACCGGCCTCGCCGCCGAACTCGATGCCCTGCGCCGCTACCACCGCCAGACCCTGCAGGAATTGCCCATGGGGGTGTGCTCGCTGGCCAAGGATCAGGAGATCCTGATGTGGAACCGGGCCATGGAAGAACTCACCGACATCCCTGCCCAGCGCATCGTCGGCTCGCGCCTGAGCACCCTGAGCGAACCCTGGCAAAGCCTGCTGCAGGACTTCATCGAACGCCCCGACCAGCACCTGCACAAGCAGCACCTGGCGCTCGATGGCCAGATTCGCTGGCTGAACCTGCACAAGGCAGCCATCAACGAGCCGCTGGCTCCCGGTAACAGTGGCCTGGTGCTGCTGGTCGAGGATCAGACCGAAACCCAGATGCTCGAAGACAAACTGGTGCACTCCGAACGCCTGGCCAGCATCGGTCGCCTCGCTGCCGGCGTGGCCCACGAGATCGGCAACCCCATCACCGGCATCGCCTGCCTGGCGCAGAACCTGCGTGAAGAGCGGGAGAACGACGCCGAACTGACCGAAATCAGCGGGCAGATCCTCGAACAGACCAAGCGCGTCTCGCGCATCGTCCAGTCGCTGATGAGCTTCGCCCACTCCGGCAGCCACCAGCGCAGCGACGAACCGGTGTGCCTGGCCGACGTGGCGCAGGACGCCATCGGCCTGCTGTCGCTGAACAAGCGCAACTTCGAGATCCAGTTCTACAACCTGTGCGATCCGCAGCACTGGGCCTGCGGCGACCCACAACGCCTGGCCCAGGTCCTGATCAACCTGCTGTCCAACGCACGTGATGCCTCGCCACCGGGCGGCGCCATCCGCGTGCGCAGCGAGGCCAGCGAGCACACCGTCGACCTGATCGTCGAGGATGAAGGCAGCGGCATTCCCAAGGCGATCATCGACCGCCTGTTCGAGCCTTTCTTCACCACCAAGGACCCAGGCGAAGGGACAGGCCTGGGCCTCGCGCTGGTCTATTCGATCGTGGAAGAGCATTATGGACAGATAACAATCGACAGCCCGGCCGACCCCGAGCGCCAACTGGGCACTCGTATTCGGGTCACCCTGCCGAGGCATGTCGAGGCGACGTCCGTAGCGATGTAAACAGCGAGAGAGGCGCCCATGGCACCTCCGTGACCGTCGAGAGACCGAATTGATGCCACATATTCTTATCGTCGAAGACGAAACCATTATCCGCTCTGCCTTGCGCCGCCTGCTCGAACGCAATCAGTACCAGGTCAGCGAAGCTGGCTCGGTACAGGAAGCCCAGGAGCGCTACAGCATTCCCACCTTCGACCTGATCGTCAGTGACCTGCGCCTGCCCGGTGCACCCGGTACCGAACTGATCAAACTGGGTGAAGGCACGCCGGTGCTGATCATGACCAGCTACGCCAGCCTGCGCTCGGCGGTGGACTCGATGAAGATGGGCGCGGTCGACTACATCGCCAAGCCGTTCGACCACGACGAGATGCTGCAGGCCGTTGCCCGCATTCTGCGTGATCACCAGGAAGCCAGGCGCGCACCGGCGCCTGTCGCCACCAGCGGTAACGCGCGTAATGGCGCAACCGAAAAGGCGACGGCTAACGCCAACGGCGAGATCGGCATCATCGGCTCCTGCGCGGCCATGCAGGAGCTTTACAGCAAGATTCGCAAGGTCGCCCCCACCGACTCCAATGTGCTGGTGCAGGGCGAGTCCGGCACCGGCAAGGAGCTGGTCGCGCGCGCTCTGCACAACCTCTCCAAACGCGCCAAGGCGCCGCTGATTTCGGTGAACTGCGCGGCCATTCCGGAGACCCTGATCGAGTCCGAACTGTTCGGCCACGAAAAAGGCGCCTTCACCGGCGCCAGCGCCGGGCGTGCCGGTCTGGTGGAGGCGGCCGACGGTGGCACGCTGTTCCTCGACGAAATCGGTGAACTGCCGCTGGAAGCGCAGGCGCGACTGCTACGCGTACTGCAGGAAGGGGAAATTCGCCGGGTCGGCTCGGTGCAGTCGCAGAAGGTCGACGTGCGCCTGATCGCCGCGACGCACCGCGATCTCAAGACTCTGGCCAAGACCGGCCAGTTTCGTGAAGACCTCTATTACCGCTTGCACGTCATCGCCCTCAAGCTGCCGGCACTGCGCGAACGCGGTAACGACGTGCTGGAGATCGCCCAGGCCTTCCTCGTGCGCCAGTACACGCGCATGGGCTACGAACCTCTGCACTTCGCCCATGATGCCGAACAGGCGATCCGCCATTACCCCTGGCCAGGTAACGTGCGTGAACTGGAAAACGCCATCGAGCGGGCAGTGATCCTCTGCGAGGGCGCAGAAATTTGCGCCGACCTGCTGGGCATCGATATCAAGCTGGACGACCTGGATGACGAGGACTTCAGCCTCTCGGCGGCGGCCGGGCAAAGCAGCAGCAGCCACGAACCGACCGAGGATCTGTCACTGGAAGATTACTTCCAGCACTTCGTCCTCGAGCACCAGGACCACATGACCGAAACCGAACTGGCGCGCAAACTGGGCATCAGCCGTAAATGCCTGTGGGAGCGCCGTCAGCGCCTGGGCATTCCACGGCGTAAAACCGGTGTAACCAGCAGCCCTTGACTTAACGCCTCGGTGACAACCTGTCTGCGCCGGGGTTCCACAGGTTGTTACCTTTTCAATATCTCGTAACAAAGGCCGGGTCTATCGGTAACGAAAACCCGGCTTTCCCCTCCCCCACCGAACACCCCACCCTGCCGCAAACCCTTGATTTACAAGGAATCGCTAAAACTGGCACGGCATCTGCTTTATCTCTGGCACAACAACAATAACAAGCAATGCCCTACACAATAAGAACAAGACGTAACGACTCCAGCACAACAAAAACAACAAGGTACGGAGGCGCAGCTAACTGATTCTTTTGGAGAGGAGTTGCCGCAAGGGGTTCGCCCCAGCGACCAGGCTGAGAACAACAAAACTGCCTCAAGGCAGCGCCGGAACTGGTTTATTAAGGCAGCATCAGCGTCCAAAGAAATCCGTTTGCTATTGGCTCCCCTCTCTGGGGAGCACCCGGTAAGCCACGGTAAACCGGGAAGAGCCAACAACAAAAACAACAGGCTCTCAATAACAATAAAAAACAGCACGCACCAACTTGGGGGGGAGCTTCGGCTCCCCCAGTAGCTTCTGGCCCCAGAATTCCCCGCCTGCCGCCCTTCTACACACCTTCTCCCGACACGATGCTAGAATCCGCAGCAATCATGCGGTCATCGTTTCGCATGCAGTTGAAAAACCTTGCCATGGCAGACTGCTGCAACGCCCCAATGCCTACGCAATACGATTTTCAAGCGCATGCGCAACAGGCCGGTCACTACTCCAAACAGTGCATCCCATGCTGAAAAAGCTGTTCAAGTCCTTCCGCTCACCTCTGCGCCGTGCGCCACATCCACGCAGCACGCCCGAAGTGCTGAGCAGTCGCCAACACCCACTCAAACGCAATGAAATCAGCCGCCACGCCATCAGCGTGGTCGAACGCCTGCAGAAGGCCGGTTATCAGGCTTACCTGGTCGGCGGCTGCGTGCGTGACCTGCTGCTGGACATAGACCCCAAGGATTTCGACGTGGCCACCAGCGCCACGCCCGAGCAGGTGCGTGCCGAATTTCGTAACGCCCGGGTCATCGGTCGCCGTTTCAAGCTGGTGCATGTGCATTTCGGCCGTGAAATCATCGAAGTGGCCACCTTCCGCGCCAATCACCCCCAGGGCGATGAGGAAGAGAACACCAATCAGGCGTCGCGCAACGAGAGCGGCCGCATCCTGCGCGACAACGTCTACGGCACCCTGGAAGACGATGCACAGCGCCGTGACTTCACCATCAACGCGCTGTACTACGATCCGACCCAGGAACACATCCTCGACTACGCCCGTGGCATGCATGATGTGCGCAACCACCTGGTGCGCTTGATCGGCGATCCGGAACAGCGTTACCTGGAAGACCCGGTACGCATGCTGCGTGCGGTGCGCTTTGCCGCCAAACTCGACTTCGACATCGAGAAGCACAGCGCCGCACCGATTCGTCGCCTGGCACCGATGCTGCGCGATATCCCGTCGGCACGCCTGTTCGACGAAGTGCTCAAGCTATTTCTCGCCGGTTACGCCGAATACACCTTCGATCTGCTGCTCGAGCACGACCTGTTCGCCCAGTTGTTCCCGGCCAGCGGTGAAGCGCTCAAGCGCAATCCCGGGTACACCGAGAAGCTGATTCGTCAGGCACTGATCAACACCGACGACCGTATTCACGATGGCAAATCCGTGACGCCGGCGTTTCTCTTTGCGGCCCTGCTCTGGCCTGCATTGCCGGCGCGTGTGCTGCATCTGCAGAGCAAGGGCATGCCGCCGATTCCGGCGATGCAGGAAGCCGCCCACGAACTGATCGCCGAGCAGTGCCAGCGCATTGCCGTACCCAAGCGTTTCACCATCCCGATTCGCGAGATCTGGGACATGCAGGAGCGCCTGCCGCGCCGCAGCGGCAAGCGTGCCGACCTGCTGCTGGAAAACCCGCGCTTCCGCGCCGGCTACGACTTCCTCCTGCTGCGCGAACTGGCCGGCGAAGACACCGGCGGCCTGGGTCAATGGTGGACGGACTATCAGGACGCCAATGACAGCGAGCGCCGGCAGATGATTCGCGACCTCGCCGGCAAAGGCGAAGCCACCGGCAACGCGCCGCGCAAACGGCGCCGCAGCAACAACAATCGCCGCAAGCGCAGCGACGAAAGCGGCGGCGAATGATGGAACGGGTTTACATCGGCCTTGGCAGCAACCTGGCCGAGCCCCTGCAACAGCTGCGCGCGGCCTTGCAGGCCATCGCACAGTTGCCGCACAGCCAACTCCAGGCGCATTCGTCGTTCTACAGCAGCGATCCGCTGGGCCCTGCCGATCAACCGCGATACGTCAACGCCGTGGCGGCGCTGGATACCGCACTGGAGCCCTGGCAGTTGCTCGATGCACTGCAAGGTATCGAGCAGGAACAGGGCCGCGTGCGCAAGGCCGAGCGCTGGGGCCCGCGCACGCTGGATCTGGACATTCTGCTGTTCGGTGAGCGCCTGATCGACGATGAACGCCTGACCGTGCCGCACTATCACATGCACGCCCGCCCCTTCGTGCTCTACCCGCTGGCCGAGCTGGTCGCCGAGCTGCAGTTGCCGGACGGCCGCAGTCTCGCAGCCTTGCTGCAAGCCTGCCCCTTCAGCGGCCTGGAACGCCTGCCGGAATAAGGCAGCAAGGCCGCGCAGGCTCTAGCGCGGCATTAGCGCGGTAACGCCAGTAACAGAGCGGTAACACCCGCAATTGACTTCGTGCCCCCCCATCAGGACTATAGGCGTCCCGTCGCCCTGCGCTGGGCGCACTTTTGATGCCAATCCAGGCCGGATTGCTGCCGGATAGAAGCGGTATACCGAGCCTGAGCGAGGACCCTTGAAATGCCTGACGTTACCCTGACCACCCTGCAGAGTCTCAAGCAGAACGGTGAAAAGATCGCCATGCTGACCTGCTATGACG
This region of Pseudomonas wenzhouensis genomic DNA includes:
- a CDS encoding sigma-54-dependent transcriptional regulator codes for the protein MPHILIVEDETIIRSALRRLLERNQYQVSEAGSVQEAQERYSIPTFDLIVSDLRLPGAPGTELIKLGEGTPVLIMTSYASLRSAVDSMKMGAVDYIAKPFDHDEMLQAVARILRDHQEARRAPAPVATSGNARNGATEKATANANGEIGIIGSCAAMQELYSKIRKVAPTDSNVLVQGESGTGKELVARALHNLSKRAKAPLISVNCAAIPETLIESELFGHEKGAFTGASAGRAGLVEAADGGTLFLDEIGELPLEAQARLLRVLQEGEIRRVGSVQSQKVDVRLIAATHRDLKTLAKTGQFREDLYYRLHVIALKLPALRERGNDVLEIAQAFLVRQYTRMGYEPLHFAHDAEQAIRHYPWPGNVRELENAIERAVILCEGAEICADLLGIDIKLDDLDDEDFSLSAAAGQSSSSHEPTEDLSLEDYFQHFVLEHQDHMTETELARKLGISRKCLWERRQRLGIPRRKTGVTSSP
- a CDS encoding polynucleotide adenylyltransferase PcnB; this translates as MLKKLFKSFRSPLRRAPHPRSTPEVLSSRQHPLKRNEISRHAISVVERLQKAGYQAYLVGGCVRDLLLDIDPKDFDVATSATPEQVRAEFRNARVIGRRFKLVHVHFGREIIEVATFRANHPQGDEEENTNQASRNESGRILRDNVYGTLEDDAQRRDFTINALYYDPTQEHILDYARGMHDVRNHLVRLIGDPEQRYLEDPVRMLRAVRFAAKLDFDIEKHSAAPIRRLAPMLRDIPSARLFDEVLKLFLAGYAEYTFDLLLEHDLFAQLFPASGEALKRNPGYTEKLIRQALINTDDRIHDGKSVTPAFLFAALLWPALPARVLHLQSKGMPPIPAMQEAAHELIAEQCQRIAVPKRFTIPIREIWDMQERLPRRSGKRADLLLENPRFRAGYDFLLLRELAGEDTGGLGQWWTDYQDANDSERRQMIRDLAGKGEATGNAPRKRRRSNNNRRKRSDESGGE
- the folK gene encoding 2-amino-4-hydroxy-6-hydroxymethyldihydropteridine diphosphokinase codes for the protein MMERVYIGLGSNLAEPLQQLRAALQAIAQLPHSQLQAHSSFYSSDPLGPADQPRYVNAVAALDTALEPWQLLDALQGIEQEQGRVRKAERWGPRTLDLDILLFGERLIDDERLTVPHYHMHARPFVLYPLAELVAELQLPDGRSLAALLQACPFSGLERLPE